From a single Silene latifolia isolate original U9 population chromosome 6, ASM4854445v1, whole genome shotgun sequence genomic region:
- the LOC141658518 gene encoding uncharacterized protein LOC141658518, with protein MSGDDGKLKGSKSTERHSIPMSSPLYLHPSDNPNLTLTQILFNGDNYELWADAVKNGLDAKNKLGFLDGTVKKPEEIKGDDNIELLAWRQCNAMLKAWLRNVIDIKLHPSITFSLTFAQIWEELKGRYSVGNAPRVHQLKGELNECNQGRQSVVEYYTRLKTIWDELENYSRVSKCTCGAAAQIGKEQEEEKVHQFFMGLDNGLYGHIRTNLLMEDPIRSLTRAYALVLREERHTNVTKIKEERNEAAMAVKSFGAGRGKGSFAKQDADEDDRPPQCTHCGKYYHTEDNCYDKHGYEVVKSRERGRGRQGGSNTRGNYGRGRGRSGGRGGQQNIFQANAVGNSSGTKEGDATKQNLPFTADEIERIRTLLNPSPTGSHELTGPVYEDGYWTG; from the exons ATGTCAGGGGATGATGGAAAACTGAAGGGAAGCAAAAGTACGGAGAGACACTCCATTCCCATGTCTTCACCACTTTATCTTCACCCTTCCGACAATCCCAATTTAACGCTTACTCAGATCCTCTTTAACGGAGATAATTACGAGCTATGGGCTGACGCTGTCAAGAATGGACTTGACGCAAAAAATAAATTGGGATTTCTTGATGGGACAGTCAAGAAACCGGAGGAGATCAAAGGAGATGACAATATCGAATTACTAGCATGGAGACAGTGCAACGCCATGTTGAAAGCGTGGCTAAGGAATGTAATTGACATTAAATTACATCCAAGTATTACCTTTTCCTTGACATTTGCACAGATATGGGAGGAATTAAAAGGCCGATATTCGGTCGGAAATGCTCCGAGGGTGCATCAATTAAAGGGAGAATTGAACGAGTGTAATCAAGGACGGCAATCTGTCGTTGAATATTACACACGGCTAAAGACAATATGGGATGAGCTCGAAAACTACAGTCGAGTTTCGAAGTGTACCTGCGGAGCTGCTGCCCAAATAGGCAAGGAACAAGAAGAGGAGAAGGTTCACCAATTTTTCATGGGGCTAGACAACGGATTGTATGGCCATATCCGTACAAATCTTTTGATGGAAGACCCAATTAGATCTCTCACTCGAGCATATGCTTTAGTCTTGAGAGAAGAGAGGCACACAAATGTTACGAAAATTAAGGAGGAAAGAAATGAGGCAGCCATGGCTGTTAAGTCGTTTGGAGCAGGACGAGGAAAAGGGTCCTTCGCAAAACAAGATGCTGATGAAGATGATAGACCGCCTCAGTGCACGCATTGTGGTAAATATTACCACACGGAAGACAATTGTTACGATAAACATGGGTATGAGGTGGTTAAGAGTCGCGAGAGAGGACGCGGCCGTCAAGGAGGAAGCAATACTCGTGGTAATTATGGAAGAGGCAGAGGACGTTCAGGGGGGCGAGGTGGTCAGCAAAATATTTTTCAGGCTAATGCGGTTGGGAACTCGTCAGGGACAAAGGAAGGAGATGCAACAAAGCAAAATCTACCTTTCACCGCTGATGAGATCGAGCGTATCCGTACCCTGCTGAACCCAAGTCCGACAGGTAGTCATGAACTCACAG GACCGGTCTACGAGGACGGATattggacggggtga